Proteins encoded in a region of the Streptomyces sp. NBC_00513 genome:
- the pyrE gene encoding orotate phosphoribosyltransferase: MSDVRDALLQQIKDKAVVHGKVTLSSGREADYYIDLRRITLDGEAAPLVGQVMLDLTADLAFDCVGGLTLGADPVATSMLHASAARGGCLDAFVVRKAQKAHGMQRRIEGTDVKGKRCLVVEDTSTTGGSPLTAVEAVREAGGEVVAVATIVDRGAADAIAEAGLPYLTGYRLEDLGLS; the protein is encoded by the coding sequence ATGAGTGACGTACGGGATGCGCTTCTGCAGCAGATCAAGGACAAGGCCGTCGTGCACGGCAAGGTGACCCTCTCCTCCGGGCGGGAAGCCGACTACTACATCGACCTCCGCCGGATCACCCTCGACGGCGAGGCCGCCCCGCTGGTCGGTCAGGTCATGCTCGACCTGACCGCCGACCTCGCCTTCGACTGCGTCGGCGGCCTCACGCTGGGCGCCGACCCGGTGGCGACCTCGATGCTGCACGCCTCCGCCGCGCGCGGCGGGTGCCTGGACGCCTTCGTCGTGCGCAAGGCGCAGAAGGCGCACGGCATGCAGCGCCGTATCGAGGGCACCGACGTCAAGGGCAAGCGCTGCCTGGTCGTCGAGGACACCTCGACCACCGGCGGTTCCCCGCTGACCGCCGTGGAGGCGGTCCGCGAGGCCGGCGGCGAGGTCGTCGCCGTCGCCACCATCGTGGACCGGGGCGCGGCCGACGCCATCGCCGAGGCGGGCCTGCCCTACCTCACCGGATACCGCCTTGAGGACCTCGGCCTCTCCTAG
- a CDS encoding tryptophan 2,3-dioxygenase family protein — MSQALDASGAGSDTPNLDFAGTTPYEDYVQADVLTHLQHLRSDDPGEMVFLVTTQVMELWFTVIVHEWETAAKALREDRIPVAMDALKRSLRELEALNSSWRPLAQLTPGQFNAYRAALGEGSGFQSAMYRRMEFLLGDKAASMLVPHRGAPRVHGELEKALHEPGLYDEVLRLLARRGFAIPDSVLTRDLSKRYEPSPEVEAVWTALYADPDAHHDLHRLGEVLTDVAELVWRWRNDHLVATRRAMGAKTGTGGSAGVTWLEKRAQKNVFPELWTARSHV, encoded by the coding sequence ATGTCGCAAGCCCTTGATGCCTCCGGAGCCGGTTCGGACACCCCGAACCTCGACTTCGCCGGCACCACCCCCTACGAGGACTACGTCCAGGCGGACGTCCTCACCCACCTCCAGCACCTCCGCTCGGACGACCCCGGCGAGATGGTCTTCCTGGTGACGACCCAGGTCATGGAGCTGTGGTTCACGGTCATCGTCCACGAGTGGGAGACGGCCGCGAAGGCGCTCCGCGAGGACCGGATCCCCGTCGCGATGGACGCGCTGAAACGATCCCTCCGCGAGCTGGAGGCCCTGAACTCCTCCTGGCGCCCGCTGGCGCAGCTCACCCCCGGACAGTTCAACGCCTACCGCGCGGCCCTCGGCGAGGGCTCCGGTTTCCAGTCCGCGATGTACCGCCGCATGGAGTTCCTGCTCGGCGACAAGGCCGCGTCGATGCTGGTCCCGCACCGGGGCGCGCCGCGCGTCCACGGCGAACTGGAGAAGGCCCTCCACGAGCCCGGCCTGTACGACGAGGTGCTGCGCCTCCTCGCCCGCCGCGGTTTCGCCATCCCCGACTCGGTCCTCACCCGCGACCTGTCGAAGCGCTACGAGCCGTCCCCCGAGGTCGAGGCCGTCTGGACGGCCCTGTACGCCGACCCGGACGCCCACCACGACCTGCACCGGCTCGGCGAGGTCCTGACCGACGTCGCGGAACTCGTCTGGCGGTGGCGCAACGACCACCTGGTGGCGACCCGCCGCGCGATGGGCGCGAAGACCGGCACGGGCGGCTCCGCCGGTGTGACCTGGCTGGAGAAGCGCGCCCAGAAGAACGTGTTCCCCGAGCTGTGGACGGCGCGCAGCCATGTCTGA
- the kynU gene encoding kynureninase, with translation MSESMPATAESPADLPADLPVDLRERAAALDAADELAKLRERFTLPDGVVYLDGNSLGALPATVADTTADVVRRQWGELLIRSWDESGWWTAPERIGDKIAPLVGAAPGQVTVGDSTSVNLFKALVGAARLAAPGRTELLVDAATFPTDGYIAASAARMTGLTVVPVEPGEAAAAMGPATAVVLLNHVDYRTGRLHDLPALTAAAHAAGAITVWDLCHSAGALPVDLDAHAVDLAVGCTYKYLNGGPGAPAYLYIAERHQESFDSPLPGWNGHADPFAMTPHYTPAPGASRARVGTPDILSMLALEAALDAWDGVPVEAVRAKSLALTDFFLECVAAYVPEGKVESVTPTEYARRGSQVSLRTGNAREVMTELIARGVVGDFRAPDVLRFGFTPLYVGFADAERAARTLGHIFG, from the coding sequence ATGTCTGAGTCGATGCCCGCGACCGCCGAGTCGCCCGCCGACCTGCCTGCCGACCTGCCCGTCGACCTGCGGGAACGGGCCGCCGCGCTCGACGCCGCCGACGAGCTCGCCAAGCTCCGCGAGCGCTTCACGCTCCCCGACGGGGTCGTCTACCTCGACGGGAACAGCCTCGGCGCCCTCCCGGCCACCGTGGCGGACACCACCGCGGACGTGGTCCGCCGCCAGTGGGGCGAGCTGCTCATCCGGTCCTGGGACGAGTCCGGCTGGTGGACCGCCCCCGAGCGGATCGGCGACAAGATCGCCCCGCTCGTCGGCGCGGCCCCCGGCCAGGTCACCGTCGGCGACTCCACCAGCGTGAACCTCTTCAAGGCCCTGGTCGGAGCCGCCCGCCTGGCGGCGCCCGGCCGCACCGAGCTGCTCGTCGACGCCGCGACCTTCCCCACCGACGGCTACATCGCCGCCTCGGCCGCCCGGATGACGGGCCTCACGGTCGTCCCGGTCGAGCCGGGGGAGGCCGCCGCCGCGATGGGCCCGGCCACCGCCGTCGTCCTGCTCAACCACGTCGACTACCGCACCGGCCGGCTCCATGACCTGCCCGCCCTCACCGCGGCGGCCCACGCCGCCGGGGCGATCACCGTCTGGGACCTGTGCCACTCCGCCGGCGCGCTGCCGGTGGACCTCGACGCGCACGCCGTCGACCTCGCCGTCGGCTGTACGTACAAGTACCTCAACGGCGGGCCCGGCGCCCCGGCCTACCTGTACATCGCCGAGCGTCACCAGGAGTCCTTCGACTCCCCGCTGCCCGGCTGGAACGGGCACGCGGACCCCTTCGCGATGACCCCGCACTACACCCCGGCGCCCGGCGCGTCCCGCGCCCGGGTCGGGACCCCGGACATCCTGTCCATGCTGGCGCTGGAAGCGGCCCTCGACGCCTGGGACGGGGTGCCGGTCGAAGCCGTCCGCGCCAAGTCCCTCGCCCTGACGGACTTCTTCCTCGAATGCGTCGCCGCGTACGTCCCCGAGGGCAAGGTCGAATCCGTCACCCCGACCGAGTACGCCCGGCGCGGCAGCCAGGTCTCCCTGCGCACCGGGAACGCCCGCGAGGTCATGACCGAACTGATCGCCCGCGGTGTGGTCGGGGACTTCCGGGCCCCCGACGTCCTGCGCTTCGGCTTCACCCCGCTCTATGTCGGTTTCGCCGACGCCGAGCGCGCGGCCCGGACACTGGGTCACATTTTCGGGTGA
- a CDS encoding helix-turn-helix domain-containing protein gives MPGDGGGSLAVLELLVAEAPQSAYDALLLEAREAGADGEELARLTRAVDLSRSVRRNARRREQREAALTALVDTAHDLTSPYDIDGLLRLITRRARRLLGFDMAWLSLSRPDGSAYVRTSEGETTALNVGLELGTGRGLGSIAQDRRSPVWSADYLNDDAIAHAPGIDAVVRAEGLHAIIAVPLRRGDSTLGALYGADRAVRRFGPDEIGMLLSLADLAAVAIEKARLLEQTRDEVHELEVFGSRTNTALTRVRYLWECHARLAGLVLDGAGLPTLARATADALDGVLQVRDPGGRPLTVTGELPDLDEAAVTKAALQALTDRRPVGLPGDVWLAPVLAGAEDLGVLLLSASAPLVEEDVRLLQLAAQSVASLMLIQRGTAAAEGPVHEELLADLLERPHSVGLHLPDRTRRLGLDLDRPHVVVVARPEGGELGKAVAWASSYAYRMGGLKGVRRGCIVLVLPGTDASAAAHRASGELSPLLGHAVSTGAAGPAAGPGEVARVYAEAVRCLDALTALDGAGGTASLRELGFLGLLLSADHDVEAFIASTIGPVLEYDTDRLTDLTRTLDAYFASGGSPTHAAEELHVHPNTVSRRLERIAELLGEGWQKPAQALEIQMALRLRKARAVLDARRSSGRAEA, from the coding sequence ATGCCTGGAGACGGGGGCGGCTCGCTGGCCGTACTGGAACTGCTCGTCGCGGAGGCCCCGCAGAGCGCCTACGACGCCCTGCTGCTCGAAGCGCGCGAAGCCGGCGCCGACGGCGAGGAACTCGCCCGGCTCACCCGCGCGGTGGACCTGTCCCGCTCGGTGCGCAGGAACGCGAGGCGCCGCGAGCAGCGGGAGGCCGCGCTCACCGCCCTGGTCGACACCGCGCACGACCTGACCTCGCCCTACGACATCGACGGCCTGCTGCGGCTGATCACCCGCCGGGCCCGCCGGCTCCTCGGCTTCGACATGGCCTGGCTGTCGCTGAGCCGCCCCGACGGCTCTGCCTACGTACGGACCTCCGAGGGCGAGACCACCGCCCTGAACGTCGGCCTCGAACTCGGCACCGGCCGCGGCCTGGGCAGCATCGCCCAGGACCGCCGCTCCCCGGTCTGGAGCGCCGACTACCTGAACGACGACGCCATCGCGCACGCCCCCGGCATCGATGCCGTGGTCCGCGCCGAGGGCCTGCACGCGATCATCGCGGTCCCGCTCCGGCGCGGGGACTCCACCCTCGGCGCGCTCTACGGAGCCGACCGCGCCGTACGGCGGTTCGGGCCCGACGAGATCGGCATGCTGCTCTCCCTCGCCGACCTGGCGGCCGTCGCCATCGAGAAGGCCCGGCTGCTGGAGCAGACCCGGGACGAGGTGCACGAACTGGAGGTCTTCGGCTCCCGCACCAACACCGCGCTCACCCGCGTCCGTTACCTCTGGGAGTGCCACGCCCGGCTGGCCGGACTGGTCCTGGACGGCGCCGGACTGCCCACCCTGGCGCGGGCCACCGCCGACGCCCTGGACGGAGTGCTCCAGGTACGTGACCCGGGCGGACGGCCGTTGACCGTCACCGGCGAACTCCCCGACCTGGACGAGGCGGCGGTGACCAAGGCCGCGCTCCAGGCGCTGACCGACCGGCGCCCCGTGGGCCTGCCCGGCGACGTGTGGTTGGCGCCCGTGCTGGCGGGCGCCGAGGACCTCGGAGTGCTGCTGCTCAGCGCGTCCGCGCCGCTGGTGGAGGAGGACGTACGGCTGTTGCAGCTCGCCGCCCAGTCGGTGGCCTCCCTGATGCTCATCCAGCGCGGCACGGCCGCCGCCGAGGGGCCCGTGCACGAGGAACTCCTCGCCGACCTGCTGGAACGGCCCCACTCCGTCGGCCTGCACCTGCCGGACCGCACCCGCCGCCTCGGCCTCGACCTGGACCGGCCGCACGTGGTCGTGGTGGCCCGACCGGAAGGCGGGGAACTGGGCAAGGCCGTCGCCTGGGCGTCCTCGTACGCGTACCGGATGGGCGGGCTCAAAGGGGTCCGCCGGGGCTGCATCGTGCTGGTCCTCCCGGGCACGGACGCCTCGGCCGCCGCGCACCGGGCCTCCGGCGAACTGTCCCCACTGCTCGGCCACGCCGTGTCCACCGGCGCCGCCGGACCGGCGGCCGGGCCGGGGGAAGTGGCCCGGGTGTACGCGGAGGCGGTGCGCTGCCTGGACGCGCTGACCGCGCTGGACGGGGCCGGGGGTACGGCCTCGCTGCGTGAACTGGGCTTCCTCGGACTGCTGTTGTCCGCCGACCACGACGTGGAGGCGTTCATCGCCTCGACCATCGGGCCGGTCCTGGAATACGACACCGACCGCCTCACCGACCTGACCCGCACGCTGGACGCGTACTTCGCCTCGGGCGGCAGCCCGACACACGCGGCGGAGGAACTCCACGTGCACCCGAACACGGTGTCGCGCCGGCTGGAGCGCATCGCGGAACTCCTCGGCGAGGGATGGCAGAAGCCCGCGCAGGCCCTGGAGATCCAGATGGCGCTGCGGCTGCGCAAGGCGCGGGCGGTGCTTGACGCCCGGCGGTCGAGTGGCCGGGCGGAAGCGTAG
- a CDS encoding BTAD domain-containing putative transcriptional regulator, producing MDIELLGKLRVSENGVPVTAPTPESRHLLAALAACPDRVVPIRVLADELAHRTPTANARSVLLTAVRLLRERFTQAQAIGSVRDARTVLSARSGGYVLDTGGGRSDAQEFEREAGAGYRAMSRGDFEQAARRLRRALDLWTGPALAGIDAGPWLAGRVAVLDADRRAVLGQWVEAELFLGRDRELRLELAGLRGGHERSGGAYLADLLRAERRVEALRAPRPTPRFSLA from the coding sequence GTGGACATCGAGCTGCTCGGAAAGCTGCGCGTCAGCGAGAACGGCGTGCCCGTCACGGCGCCCACACCGGAGTCCCGTCACCTGTTGGCCGCCCTCGCCGCCTGCCCCGACCGGGTCGTGCCGATCCGTGTGCTCGCCGACGAGTTGGCCCACCGCACCCCGACCGCGAACGCCCGGTCCGTCCTGCTCACCGCCGTGCGTCTGCTGCGCGAACGGTTCACGCAGGCCCAGGCGATCGGATCGGTACGCGATGCCCGGACGGTGCTCTCCGCGCGGTCCGGCGGGTATGTTCTCGACACCGGCGGCGGTCGATCGGACGCCCAGGAGTTCGAACGGGAGGCGGGCGCCGGCTATCGCGCCATGAGCCGGGGCGACTTCGAACAGGCGGCCCGCAGGCTGCGCCGCGCCCTCGACCTCTGGACCGGCCCCGCCCTCGCCGGCATCGACGCGGGCCCCTGGCTGGCCGGCCGCGTCGCCGTCCTGGACGCCGACCGGCGCGCCGTGCTCGGACAGTGGGTCGAGGCCGAACTGTTCCTCGGACGGGACCGGGAACTGCGCCTGGAACTCGCCGGACTGCGCGGCGGACACGAACGGTCCGGCGGCGCCTACCTGGCCGACCTGCTTCGCGCCGAGCGACGCGTCGAGGCACTGCGCGCGCCCCGCCCGACCCCGCGGTTCAGCCTCGCCTGA
- a CDS encoding DUF3151 domain-containing protein, with product MSIHQNLLGGPAPTHLPDEPAPREALAAGTPAAEVAAAHPTSSLAWATLADDAFAAGNTIESYAYARTGYHRGLDALRRAGWKGHGPVPWEHEPNRGFLRALNALARAAGAIDEKAEWERCSTFLRDSSPTAADTLA from the coding sequence ATGTCGATTCACCAGAACCTGCTCGGGGGCCCCGCCCCCACCCACCTGCCCGACGAGCCCGCGCCCCGCGAGGCCCTCGCCGCCGGCACGCCCGCCGCCGAGGTGGCCGCCGCCCACCCGACGTCCTCGCTGGCCTGGGCGACCCTGGCCGACGACGCCTTCGCCGCCGGCAACACCATCGAGTCGTACGCGTACGCCCGGACGGGCTACCACCGCGGCCTCGACGCGCTGCGCCGCGCCGGCTGGAAGGGCCACGGCCCGGTGCCGTGGGAGCACGAGCCGAACCGGGGCTTCCTGCGCGCCCTGAACGCCCTGGCCCGCGCGGCCGGCGCGATCGACGAGAAGGCCGAGTGGGAGCGCTGCTCGACCTTCCTGCGCGACTCCTCGCCGACGGCGGCGGACACGCTCGCGTAA
- the fbaA gene encoding class II fructose-bisphosphate aldolase — MPIATPEVYNEMLDRAKAGKFAYPAINVTSSQTLHAALRGFAEAESDGIIQISTGGAEFLGGQHNKDMVTGAVALAEFAHIVAAKYDITVALHTDHCPKDKLDGYVRPLLDISAERVARGLNPLFQSHMWDGSAETLADNLAIGQELLAKAVAAKIILEVEITPTGGEEDGVSHEINDELYTTVDDAIRTAEALGLGEKGRYLLAASFGNVHGVYKPGNVVLRPELLKDLQAGVGEKYGKPSPFDFVFHGGSGSTAEEIATALENGVVKMNLDTDTQYAFTRPVVDHMFRNYDAVLKVDGEVGTKSKYDPRTWGKAAEAGMAARVAEACTNLRSTGTRLK, encoded by the coding sequence ATGCCCATCGCAACCCCCGAGGTCTACAACGAGATGCTCGACCGGGCGAAGGCAGGAAAATTCGCCTACCCGGCCATCAACGTGACCTCGTCCCAGACCCTGCACGCTGCCCTGCGCGGCTTCGCGGAGGCCGAGAGCGACGGCATCATCCAGATCTCCACCGGTGGTGCGGAGTTCCTGGGTGGCCAGCACAACAAGGACATGGTCACCGGCGCGGTCGCCCTGGCCGAGTTCGCGCACATCGTCGCCGCCAAGTACGACATCACCGTCGCGCTGCACACCGACCACTGCCCCAAGGACAAGCTGGACGGCTATGTCCGCCCGCTGCTCGACATCTCCGCCGAGCGCGTGGCCCGCGGCCTGAACCCGCTCTTCCAGTCGCACATGTGGGACGGCTCCGCCGAGACCCTGGCCGACAACCTGGCCATCGGCCAGGAGCTGCTCGCCAAGGCCGTCGCCGCGAAGATCATCCTTGAGGTCGAGATCACCCCGACCGGCGGCGAGGAGGACGGCGTCAGCCACGAGATCAACGACGAGCTGTACACCACCGTCGACGACGCGATCCGTACCGCCGAGGCCCTGGGCCTGGGCGAGAAGGGCCGCTACCTGCTGGCCGCCAGCTTCGGCAACGTGCACGGCGTGTACAAGCCGGGCAACGTGGTCCTGCGCCCCGAGCTCCTCAAGGACCTCCAGGCCGGCGTCGGCGAGAAGTACGGCAAGCCCTCGCCGTTCGACTTCGTCTTCCACGGTGGTTCGGGCTCCACCGCCGAGGAGATCGCCACCGCGCTGGAGAACGGCGTCGTGAAGATGAACCTCGACACCGACACCCAGTACGCCTTCACCCGCCCCGTCGTGGACCACATGTTCCGCAACTACGACGCGGTGCTGAAGGTCGACGGCGAGGTCGGCACGAAGTCCAAGTACGACCCCCGCACCTGGGGCAAGGCCGCCGAGGCGGGCATGGCCGCGCGCGTCGCGGAGGCGTGCACCAACCTGCGTTCCACCGGTACCCGGCTGAAGTAG
- a CDS encoding ScbR family autoregulator-binding transcription factor codes for MRTERPQVKQERAVRTRQAILQAAAVVFEEHGYEAAKLSDIVNIAKVTKGALYFHFDSKDDLAQAVVDAQNQGQPQALPQSHKVQEFIDMGMIFAHQLRHDVLMRASARLTLDWAGRELDQAAPYTAWIELHTEVLTEAKRRGELLPDVDPVVPSRLAVGSFAGLNRMAWTLGIDLDPQASEMYSHILPSMVVPALAIRLDTAPGRGARALYGPHGRHECLADCPTGVPPAAVESEERGEPVTA; via the coding sequence ATGAGGACGGAACGACCCCAGGTCAAGCAGGAACGGGCGGTCCGTACCCGCCAGGCCATCCTGCAGGCGGCGGCGGTGGTGTTCGAGGAGCACGGCTACGAGGCGGCGAAGCTCTCCGACATCGTCAACATCGCCAAGGTCACCAAGGGCGCCCTCTACTTCCACTTCGACTCGAAGGACGACCTGGCGCAGGCCGTCGTGGACGCGCAGAACCAGGGTCAGCCGCAGGCCCTCCCCCAGAGTCACAAGGTGCAGGAGTTCATCGACATGGGGATGATCTTCGCCCACCAGCTCCGGCACGACGTGCTGATGCGGGCCAGCGCACGGCTCACCCTGGACTGGGCCGGTCGCGAACTCGACCAGGCGGCGCCGTACACGGCCTGGATCGAGCTGCACACGGAGGTGCTGACGGAGGCGAAACGGCGGGGCGAACTCCTGCCGGACGTGGACCCGGTGGTTCCCTCGCGGCTGGCCGTGGGCTCGTTCGCCGGACTGAACAGGATGGCCTGGACGCTCGGTATCGACCTGGACCCCCAGGCCTCCGAGATGTACAGCCACATTCTCCCGAGCATGGTCGTCCCGGCCCTGGCGATCCGGCTGGACACCGCCCCGGGGCGGGGCGCCCGCGCGCTGTACGGTCCGCACGGCCGACACGAGTGTCTGGCCGACTGCCCCACGGGCGTCCCGCCCGCAGCGGTCGAGAGCGAGGAGCGGGGGGAGCCGGTGACGGCCTGA
- a CDS encoding transposase encodes MDIGTGAGSGGARRGRLDEAVEELCGAVFPSLRRRDQRERGRQYVRGLITVEGRKSIRNMAHQTGGGGPAEEQALHHFIAGSTWEWQPIRAALTRYLTRAAPLNAWVVQPMAIPRGGEHSVGVGNRFDPYQGQMFQGQQAFGTWFTSGGVATPVGWRMHREGDPDESYESCALAGVAEIARSADGGVRPVVLDVPDIATRATVSRFAQARVPLVARVGAGARMVPVDARRSGSGAVPMTARDVLQSVRGLRAPLEWVDPDRPGARRSSLVAGVRVLFAGREMLLFGEWTDARRQPVQAWVTDLTRAAPAALLRMTKETGRVSRAAGTSLGRVGLRDFTGRSPAGWHRHVTLASVAHAALWQSGALTPPPTTPPATPTTRPTPRPRCPSPC; translated from the coding sequence GTGGACATCGGCACCGGCGCGGGCTCCGGCGGCGCTCGGCGCGGTCGGCTGGACGAGGCCGTCGAGGAGCTGTGCGGCGCGGTGTTCCCGTCGCTGCGGCGGCGGGACCAGCGGGAGCGGGGGCGTCAGTACGTACGGGGACTGATCACGGTCGAGGGCCGCAAGTCGATCCGCAACATGGCGCACCAGACCGGGGGCGGCGGGCCCGCCGAGGAACAGGCCCTGCACCACTTCATCGCCGGCTCCACCTGGGAGTGGCAGCCGATCCGCGCCGCGCTGACGCGGTACCTGACCCGGGCCGCACCGCTGAACGCGTGGGTGGTGCAGCCGATGGCGATCCCGCGGGGCGGGGAGCACTCGGTGGGCGTGGGCAACCGTTTCGACCCGTACCAGGGCCAGATGTTCCAGGGGCAGCAGGCCTTCGGGACCTGGTTCACCTCGGGGGGCGTGGCCACGCCGGTGGGATGGCGGATGCACCGGGAGGGCGACCCCGACGAGTCGTACGAGAGCTGCGCGCTCGCGGGGGTGGCGGAGATCGCGCGGAGTGCGGACGGGGGCGTACGGCCGGTGGTGCTCGACGTGCCCGACATCGCGACCCGCGCCACGGTGAGCCGGTTCGCGCAGGCCCGGGTGCCGCTGGTGGCACGGGTCGGCGCGGGGGCACGGATGGTCCCGGTGGACGCACGGCGGTCGGGCTCCGGGGCGGTGCCGATGACCGCGCGGGACGTCCTGCAGAGCGTGCGGGGGCTGCGCGCGCCGCTGGAGTGGGTGGACCCGGACCGGCCGGGGGCGCGACGGAGTTCCCTGGTCGCGGGGGTACGGGTGCTGTTCGCCGGGCGGGAGATGCTGCTGTTCGGGGAGTGGACGGACGCACGGCGGCAGCCGGTGCAGGCGTGGGTGACGGACCTGACGCGGGCCGCGCCGGCGGCGCTGTTGCGGATGACGAAGGAGACGGGGCGGGTCTCCCGGGCCGCCGGTACCTCCCTGGGGCGGGTGGGGTTGCGGGACTTCACCGGGCGCTCCCCGGCGGGCTGGCACCGGCACGTGACCCTGGCCTCGGTCGCCCACGCGGCCCTGTGGCAGTCGGGCGCCCTGACCCCACCCCCCACGACACCGCCGGCCACCCCCACCACCAGACCCACCCCCCGCCCCCGCTGCCCATCCCCCTGCTGA